TGTAAGTAAAAAATTATTTGAAATTTTAAGGATTATAACTCCACCTTAATATAGTAATAATTTGAAGTTATATTTTACATTATTGAATAAAATCGATATACTCATTTTTAAATGCAACATACCTTTTTGCACTTGCGTAAAGCTCTTGTACCTCTTTGTCTGTCAGTTCTCTTACCACTTTTGCTGGAGTTCCTAAAATGAGGCTTCTTGGAGGAAATTTTTTTCCGCCAGTAACCAGTGCTCCTGCTCCTACGATCGACTCTTTTCCTATGACGGCTCCATCGAGTATGGTGGAGTTCATCCCAATGAGACATGCATCTTCAATAATGCATCCATGCAGCATCACTCTATGCCCTACTGTTACATCGTTGCCTATGATAGTAGGATAGCCATCGCTCATATCAGGCTTTTTATAATGGGTGACATGAATCATACTTAAGTCTTGAATATTTGTACGATCTCCTATTTTGATGTAGTGTACATCACCGCGTATAACGCATCCAAACCATATGGAGCTCTCTTTTCCAATTTCCACATTTCCTACTACTGTTGCATCTGGAGCGACCCATGCATTTTGACCAATTGTTGGAAACCACTCTTTATAGCGTAAAAGCATTAACTCTCCTTCAAAAGTCTCTTTGCAAGTCTTTTTGCTTTGCTTGTTGTATTTTTTTGGTGGGATGTATGGAGGAGTTTTGCATACTCTTCCATTAAAAGTTGGGAGTTGATTTTTGGTTTCCCCTCTTCAGGGTGAAGTTTAATGTAGTTGCCATCTGGAAGAAGTATTCTTGCTTTGACATTATCTTTGAGCTGAATTTGCAAGATCTCTAATAATCTTTCAGCGATATTCTTATCAAATATTGGCGTCATGAGCTCTATGCGGCGCTCAAGATTTCTTGGCATCCAATCTGCACTAGAGATATAGATTTGAGGAGAAGAGTGTTTGAAGTAAAAGATTCTTGCATGCTCAAGATACTTTCCTACTATAGATATAACACGAATATTCTCACTTACTCCTTCAATTCCAGGGCGCAGGCAGCAGATACCTCTGATAATGAGATCAATTTTTACACCTGCTTGACTTGCTTTATAAAGAGCAAGTATTACATCAGGATCTACGAGTGAGTTCATTTTTGCAATTATATGTCCCTCACTCCCTTTTTTAGCCTCCTCATCAATCATTTGTAAGAGTTTAGGCTTTATTTGAAAAGGTGACATATAGAGGGTTTTGAGTTTTGTCTTTTTGCTAAATCCTGTAAGAAAGTGGAAAAAACGGGTAGCATCTGCAGTAATATCTTTATCAGCTGTAAAGAGACTCACATCAGTATAAATTTTTGCTGTACTTGGATTGTAGTTACCAGTAGCAAGATGCACATACTGTTTGAGTCTGTCACCATCTTTTTTTATTACTTGTGCGATTTTTGCATGAACCTTAAATCCTGGTATGCCAAATATTACGTGTGCACCTGCTTTTTCAAGCTCTTTTGCCCAGATGAGGTTGTTTTCTTCATCGAATCTTGCTTTAAGCTCTACCATGGCAGTAACCTGTTTGCCAGATTCTGCTGCATTAATGAGAGCTTTGACAATAGGGGAGTTTTTACCAACTCTATAAAGAGTCATGCGAATAGCTAGTACATCAGGATCCTTGCTTGCTTCTTTGATAAAGCGCACTACAGGATCAAAACTCTCATAAGGGTGGTAGAGCATAACATTTTCATGCTCAATTATATGAAATACTGGCTCATTTGTATCAAATGGGGGAAGAATCTTTGGTGTATATGGCTCAAAGAGGAGATGAGGAAAGTTTTTATTTGATACAATTTCCCAGAGTGCTCCAAGATTAATAGGAATATTGTAGCGATAGATATCACCTTGTTCTATATATATATGCTCTTTGAGAAAATTAATAAGATCCTCTTCTGCATTTGCGCCAATCTCAAGTCGTACTATCTCTCCTCTTCTACGAAGCTTGAGTCCCTCTTCAAGGAGCTCCATAAAATCGTCTGCCTCTTCCTCTTCTATCTCAATAT
The Nitratiruptor tergarcus DSM 16512 genome window above contains:
- a CDS encoding gamma carbonic anhydrase family protein — protein: MLLRYKEWFPTIGQNAWVAPDATVVGNVEIGKESSIWFGCVIRGDVHYIKIGDRTNIQDLSMIHVTHYKKPDMSDGYPTIIGNDVTVGHRVMLHGCIIEDACLIGMNSTILDGAVIGKESIVGAGALVTGGKKFPPRSLILGTPAKVVRELTDKEVQELYASAKRYVAFKNEYIDFIQ
- a CDS encoding RNA degradosome polyphosphate kinase, producing the protein MNLKDPKLYINRELSWLKFNTRVLEEAQDTSNPLLERLKFIAIYGTNLDEFYMIRVAGLKKLFKYRIRVTGPDKMTPLEQLRAIREYLHAEKKELEKTFFEIIEQLSHEGLRLVNYEDLDAQTKRKINEYFHTNLYPVIVPIAVDATHPFPHLNNLSFALALKLSDTNNPNDIKYGLVRIPRVLPRFVQIENTYIPIESIVQAHLESLFPGYTILASAPFRVTRNADIEIEEEEADDFMELLEEGLKLRRRGEIVRLEIGANAEEDLINFLKEHIYIEQGDIYRYNIPINLGALWEIVSNKNFPHLLFEPYTPKILPPFDTNEPVFHIIEHENVMLYHPYESFDPVVRFIKEASKDPDVLAIRMTLYRVGKNSPIVKALINAAESGKQVTAMVELKARFDEENNLIWAKELEKAGAHVIFGIPGFKVHAKIAQVIKKDGDRLKQYVHLATGNYNPSTAKIYTDVSLFTADKDITADATRFFHFLTGFSKKTKLKTLYMSPFQIKPKLLQMIDEEAKKGSEGHIIAKMNSLVDPDVILALYKASQAGVKIDLIIRGICCLRPGIEGVSENIRVISIVGKYLEHARIFYFKHSSPQIYISSADWMPRNLERRIELMTPIFDKNIAERLLEILQIQLKDNVKARILLPDGNYIKLHPEEGKPKINSQLLMEEYAKLLHTSHQKNTTSKAKRLAKRLLKES